From a single Nocardioides panacis genomic region:
- a CDS encoding DUF4229 domain-containing protein encodes MKEFVVYTLARVGLFVASYAVIAGVYMLVRGTDHVPILWPFLAAAVISAVASYYLLQGPRERFAARVDARARAATARFEEARSREDQD; translated from the coding sequence GTGAAGGAGTTCGTCGTCTACACCCTGGCGCGGGTCGGTCTGTTCGTCGCGTCGTACGCCGTGATCGCCGGTGTCTACATGCTGGTGCGCGGGACCGACCACGTGCCGATCCTGTGGCCGTTCCTGGCCGCCGCCGTCATCTCCGCGGTCGCCTCCTACTACCTCCTGCAGGGCCCCCGGGAGCGGTTCGCCGCCCGGGTCGACGCCCGCGCCCGGGCCGCAACCGCGCGGTTCGAGGAGGCCCGGTCCCGTGAGGACCAGGACTGA
- a CDS encoding GNAT family N-acetyltransferase, whose translation MRPIRDARPEDAAALAVVHADAWAVGYAGQFPADVLAAEVEYRRTAWDAGTVVASSSDDEVLLVAEDEEGVCGFVHGVPGQIGGLYVHPRAWGTGAAAALTEAVLPRIGGDDVVLWTLEGSGRARRFYGRTGWLLTGAVREREFLGGVTRRLVQYARRLP comes from the coding sequence ATGAGGCCGATCCGTGATGCCCGACCCGAGGACGCCGCGGCGCTCGCCGTCGTGCACGCCGACGCCTGGGCGGTCGGCTACGCCGGGCAGTTCCCGGCGGACGTGCTGGCCGCCGAGGTCGAGTACCGGCGGACCGCCTGGGACGCCGGGACGGTGGTCGCGAGCAGCTCGGACGACGAGGTGCTGCTGGTCGCCGAGGACGAGGAGGGGGTCTGCGGGTTCGTGCACGGCGTCCCGGGGCAGATCGGCGGGCTCTACGTGCACCCGCGCGCGTGGGGCACCGGCGCCGCGGCCGCGCTGACCGAGGCGGTGCTGCCCCGGATCGGCGGCGACGACGTGGTGCTCTGGACGCTGGAAGGATCCGGCCGGGCGCGCCGGTTCTACGGGCGGACCGGCTGGCTGCTGACCGGCGCCGTCCGCGAGCGGGAGTTCCTGGGCGGGGTCACGCGCCGTCTGGTGCAGTACGCACGGCGACTACCCTGA
- the ccsB gene encoding c-type cytochrome biogenesis protein CcsB — protein MSTAEFAAFSDNAIMFASIVYVLAFLAHLAEWVALRAVTVKEPALASVGAPSAELSGAESAGAVPPPDNSEVFGRIGLALTVLGCLLHFSGLVSRGLASDPVRVPWGNMYEFTLAGTFGVSVMYLVLMKRHHLRWMGVIVTGFLVVVLMLDQLVLYQDAGPLVPALHSYWLVIHVLAAVIASGAFAVGALALTLFLVKDRATRRGTVRAGGYLSRLPSLEALERVGYRVNAFGFPIWTFAALVAGPIWAEYAWGSYWNWDPKEVWAFITWVIYAAYLHARATAGWKGKAASVIALVGFASLLFNFVGINFFFGSGSLHSYAGG, from the coding sequence GTGAGCACCGCGGAGTTCGCAGCCTTCAGCGACAACGCCATCATGTTCGCCTCGATCGTCTACGTGCTGGCGTTCCTCGCGCACCTCGCCGAGTGGGTCGCGCTGCGCGCGGTGACCGTCAAGGAACCCGCGCTGGCGAGTGTCGGCGCCCCTTCCGCCGAGCTGTCAGGCGCTGAATCGGCTGGAGCCGTGCCACCGCCTGACAACTCGGAGGTGTTCGGGCGGATCGGCCTCGCGCTGACCGTGCTCGGCTGCCTGCTGCACTTCAGCGGGCTGGTCAGCCGCGGCCTCGCCAGCGACCCGGTCCGGGTGCCCTGGGGCAACATGTACGAGTTCACGCTGGCGGGCACCTTCGGCGTCAGCGTGATGTACCTCGTGCTGATGAAGCGCCACCACCTGCGCTGGATGGGCGTGATCGTCACCGGCTTCCTGGTCGTCGTGCTGATGCTCGACCAGCTGGTGCTCTACCAGGACGCCGGCCCGCTGGTGCCCGCGCTGCACTCCTACTGGCTGGTGATCCACGTGCTCGCCGCGGTGATCGCCTCCGGCGCATTCGCGGTCGGGGCGCTGGCCCTGACCCTGTTCCTCGTCAAGGACCGGGCCACCCGGCGCGGCACGGTGCGCGCCGGCGGCTACCTCAGCCGGCTGCCCTCGCTCGAGGCCCTGGAGCGGGTCGGCTACCGGGTCAACGCGTTCGGCTTCCCGATCTGGACCTTCGCGGCGCTGGTCGCCGGGCCGATCTGGGCGGAGTACGCCTGGGGCAGCTACTGGAACTGGGACCCCAAGGAGGTGTGGGCGTTCATCACCTGGGTGATCTACGCCGCCTACCTGCACGCCCGGGCGACCGCCGGCTGGAAGGGCAAGGCCGCGTCGGTCATCGCGCTGGTCGGGTTCGCGTCCCTGCTGTTCAACTTCGTCGGGATCAACTTCTTCTTCGGCAGCGGCAGCCTGCACTCGTACGCCGGCGGCTGA
- the resB gene encoding cytochrome c biogenesis protein ResB, with the protein MTVTTDRTEAGGSASQPPQPPSSPPALSPVELSRWAWRQLTSMRTALVLLFLLALAAVPGSVVPQRNIDAVKVADWQDKHPQLTPIYDKLGMFDVFGSVWFSAIYLLLGISLVGCIVPRLRIYWRGFRAEPPRVPRHLGRLPESRRFELDEDTDAVLARARAVLRKKHYRVADREGGALSAERGYLREAGNLLFHVSVLVVLVGFAYGQMFGYKGGVVTVVGNGFSNSLSQYDDFAPGKLFSPDRLTPLSLKVDDFHVKFQTSGPAMGQPESFDANITYRTSPDAAPQTHDLAVNHPLTVDGASVFLVGHGYAPVVTVRDGDGNVAYTGPVVFLPQDASFSSFGVLKVLDAQPEQLGFEGFFYPTYGYTRATGPFSQFPDKLDPVLSLTPSHGDLGLDTGKPQSVYSIDMRHMKTFPSSDPKRLGPNARIKLSPGDTVQLPDDMGSIHFDRVDRWVKLQVSDSPGKGIALAGVLLGIVGLMGSLFIRPRRAWVRVARGGDDGRRTVVELAGLDRSSGGDLAAEIDALERLLRGEPAAGGPDHDPDHDPVHDPDSATDSREHA; encoded by the coding sequence GTGACCGTCACGACCGACCGCACCGAGGCCGGCGGCTCGGCCTCCCAGCCGCCGCAGCCGCCGTCCTCCCCGCCGGCGCTGAGCCCGGTCGAGCTGTCCCGCTGGGCCTGGCGGCAGCTCACGTCGATGCGCACCGCGCTGGTGCTGCTGTTCCTGCTCGCGCTCGCGGCGGTCCCCGGGTCCGTCGTCCCGCAGCGCAACATCGACGCGGTCAAGGTCGCCGACTGGCAGGACAAGCACCCGCAGCTCACCCCGATCTACGACAAGCTCGGGATGTTCGACGTCTTCGGGTCGGTCTGGTTCTCCGCGATCTACCTCCTGCTGGGGATCTCCCTGGTCGGCTGCATCGTGCCGCGGCTGCGGATCTACTGGCGCGGCTTCCGCGCCGAGCCGCCGCGCGTCCCGCGGCACCTCGGCCGGCTGCCCGAGTCCCGCCGCTTCGAGCTCGACGAGGACACCGACGCGGTCCTCGCCCGGGCCCGCGCCGTGCTCCGCAAGAAGCACTACCGGGTCGCCGACCGGGAGGGCGGCGCGCTCTCCGCGGAGCGCGGCTACCTGCGCGAGGCCGGCAACCTGCTGTTCCACGTCTCGGTGCTGGTCGTGCTGGTCGGCTTCGCCTACGGCCAGATGTTCGGCTACAAGGGTGGTGTGGTCACCGTGGTCGGCAACGGCTTCTCCAACTCGCTGAGCCAGTACGACGACTTCGCGCCCGGCAAGCTGTTCTCCCCGGACCGGCTCACGCCGCTCAGCCTCAAGGTCGACGACTTCCACGTGAAGTTCCAGACCAGCGGCCCGGCGATGGGCCAGCCGGAGTCCTTCGACGCGAACATCACCTACCGGACCTCCCCGGACGCCGCGCCGCAGACCCACGACCTCGCGGTGAACCACCCGCTGACCGTGGACGGCGCGAGCGTCTTCCTGGTGGGCCACGGCTACGCGCCGGTCGTCACCGTCCGCGACGGCGACGGCAACGTCGCCTACACCGGTCCCGTGGTGTTCCTCCCGCAGGACGCGTCGTTCTCGTCCTTCGGGGTGCTCAAGGTGCTGGACGCGCAGCCCGAGCAGCTCGGGTTCGAGGGCTTCTTCTACCCGACCTACGGCTACACCCGCGCGACCGGGCCGTTCTCGCAGTTCCCCGACAAGCTCGACCCGGTGCTCTCGCTGACCCCGTCGCACGGCGACCTCGGCCTCGACACCGGCAAGCCGCAGTCGGTCTACTCGATCGACATGCGCCACATGAAGACCTTCCCGAGCTCCGACCCCAAGCGGCTCGGGCCGAACGCCCGGATCAAGCTCTCGCCGGGGGACACCGTGCAGCTGCCCGACGACATGGGCTCGATCCACTTCGACCGGGTCGACCGCTGGGTCAAGCTCCAGGTCAGCGACTCCCCGGGCAAGGGCATCGCGCTGGCCGGCGTGCTGCTCGGCATCGTCGGCCTGATGGGCTCGCTGTTCATCCGGCCCCGCCGGGCCTGGGTCCGGGTCGCCCGCGGGGGCGACGACGGGCGACGTACCGTGGTGGAGCTGGCCGGTCTCGACCGCAGCTCGGGCGGCGACCTGGCCGCCGAGATCGACGCCCTCGAGCGGCTCCTGCGGGGAGAGCCGGCGGCCGGCGGCCCGGACCACGACCCGGACCACGACCCAGTCCACGACCCAGACAGCGCTACCGACAGCAGGGAGCACGCGTGA